A window of bacterium contains these coding sequences:
- a CDS encoding very short patch repair endonuclease, whose amino-acid sequence MDTVDRRTRSRIMASVGQRDTGPEIRLRRALHRLGLRYRLHDRKLPGSPDLVFPRFRSVVFVHGCFWHVHKGCKFATEPASRKDFWREKFEANQKRDRKNYDSLLAIGWRVLVVWECALKGKKDEELEKLGAHVRSWLLSKERFGELGYSDDQRQLFFPIDDN is encoded by the coding sequence ATGGATACGGTGGACAGGCGGACGAGATCACGAATCATGGCCAGTGTCGGGCAGCGCGACACGGGTCCCGAGATACGTCTTCGCCGTGCTCTCCATCGACTGGGGTTACGATATCGACTACATGACCGAAAGCTGCCTGGATCGCCAGACCTCGTCTTTCCCCGGTTCAGATCAGTGGTGTTCGTGCACGGGTGTTTCTGGCATGTCCACAAGGGGTGCAAATTCGCTACCGAGCCAGCATCCAGAAAGGACTTCTGGCGCGAGAAATTCGAGGCGAACCAGAAGCGTGACAGAAAGAACTACGATTCCCTCCTGGCCATTGGATGGAGGGTCTTGGTCGTTTGGGAATGTGCGCTCAAAGGCAAGAAGGATGAGGAACTCGAGAAATTGGGTGCACACGTGCGGTCATGGCTATTGTCCAAAGAGAGATTCGGAGAGCTCGGTTATTCGGATGATCAGCGACAATTATTTTTCCCCATTGACGACAATTAA
- the drmC gene encoding DISARM system phospholipase D-like protein DrmC, whose protein sequence is MNELWQIVAELGLELHPDRVAAIASKIESLGSVEQFALVKTVFGPNADKSMIGRLDAAWREANQVRPGELAAALRGASATAALHERHGSVEMVWTGPSTGMVPVRHTEQVLCEVIESARNRLFVVSFVAYEVSSIIKALQDAAGRQVQVDILMESSTDRGGKVRVDSFKTMKTAVPSANLYVWHVGNGKKGVSDPTGSVHAKCAVSDGKLAFITSANLSAAAMERNMELGVLVRGGNLPDELHRHLEALVATETVERI, encoded by the coding sequence ATGAATGAACTATGGCAGATCGTCGCGGAGCTCGGCTTGGAACTGCACCCTGATCGTGTGGCGGCAATCGCTTCGAAAATCGAGTCGTTGGGATCGGTCGAACAGTTCGCACTGGTCAAGACGGTCTTCGGTCCCAATGCGGACAAGTCCATGATCGGCCGGTTGGACGCCGCCTGGCGTGAAGCCAACCAGGTGCGTCCAGGCGAGTTGGCCGCGGCCTTGCGCGGGGCTTCGGCCACCGCGGCGCTCCATGAGCGGCATGGTTCCGTGGAAATGGTGTGGACAGGTCCTTCGACGGGAATGGTACCCGTCCGACACACGGAACAGGTGCTCTGCGAGGTTATCGAGTCCGCACGCAACCGGCTGTTTGTCGTGAGCTTCGTCGCATACGAGGTGTCATCGATAATCAAGGCACTGCAGGATGCGGCAGGCCGTCAGGTCCAGGTGGACATCCTTATGGAATCCTCGACCGACCGTGGCGGAAAGGTAAGGGTCGATTCCTTCAAGACGATGAAGACCGCCGTTCCCTCCGCGAATCTTTACGTTTGGCATGTCGGAAACGGGAAAAAAGGCGTCTCCGATCCCACGGGGTCTGTGCATGCGAAGTGCGCGGTTTCGGACGGAAAGTTGGCCTTCATCACCAGCGCGAACCTGAGTGCGGCGGCCATGGAAAGAAACATGGAACTGGGAGTGCTCGTACGGGGTGGAAACCTGCCGGACGAGCTCCATAGGCACCTCGAAGCGCTCGTGGCGACTGAAACTGTGGAACGGATTTGA
- a CDS encoding DUF1998 domain-containing protein: MSTYLVGQVRPSQLLWTYGPGALVDLPNLSVVTMGLDRWDVNRCLPVEEARLLAAVRRVLGPQVERLRVPPFVREEGASPMSAEGKIGVPVRPFPRWLRCVKCGLLAEYDSGLFDIKPYPYRPEQTHFVHSNCEKGKNADAVQARFLLACRNGHLDDFPWHWFVHGGPSECRGTLRFFERGASLQTENLWVKCDACDAARSLVHAFGREAQQNLPACRGRHPHLDTFDASCQESPRAVLLGATNSWFPVSLSVLAIPLERNQLSQLVLDGWEYFVDVESADELKVVIKTLVKSGSLPGIERFDIGDVWRCVQERQEGKGDDTFVTEGDLKIPEWEVLTAPTPPTDWPQFMSRPEPPPAAYTGRIAGVLLLERLREVNALIGYTRVEAPEETTDPDERPPMAALSRARPDWIPACEVHGEGIFIRFDEEAVRSWEDIPSVKRRSERLEAGHRGWRNARGQDPEEGYPGIRYAMIHTFAHLLIRELALECGYNAASIRERIYASSDPDSPMAGVIIYTAAADSDGTLGGLVELGKSENLGRLIVQALERATICSSDPLCSEHNPSVDRSLHVASCHACTFVAETSCERGNRYLDRALLVNTFECRDASFFQGGGGGNE, from the coding sequence ATGAGTACCTATCTCGTGGGGCAAGTCCGCCCGAGTCAGTTGCTCTGGACATACGGTCCCGGAGCGCTGGTCGATCTTCCGAACCTGTCCGTCGTGACGATGGGCCTCGATCGCTGGGACGTCAATCGATGTCTGCCGGTAGAGGAGGCCAGGTTGCTCGCGGCCGTGCGCCGGGTGCTCGGCCCACAGGTCGAGCGTCTGCGTGTTCCCCCTTTCGTCCGTGAGGAAGGGGCAAGCCCCATGTCGGCGGAGGGCAAGATCGGCGTGCCGGTCAGGCCGTTCCCGCGATGGCTGCGCTGCGTGAAATGCGGATTGCTGGCGGAATACGATTCCGGCCTTTTCGACATCAAGCCGTATCCTTACAGGCCGGAACAGACTCATTTCGTGCATTCGAACTGCGAAAAAGGAAAAAACGCGGATGCGGTGCAGGCCCGCTTTCTGCTGGCATGCAGGAACGGACATCTCGACGATTTTCCATGGCACTGGTTCGTTCACGGTGGACCCTCCGAATGTAGAGGCACGCTGCGTTTCTTCGAGCGAGGGGCGTCGCTCCAGACGGAGAACCTCTGGGTGAAATGCGACGCGTGCGACGCCGCCCGATCCCTCGTTCACGCGTTCGGCCGGGAAGCCCAACAGAATCTTCCGGCCTGCAGGGGAAGGCACCCGCATCTCGACACTTTCGATGCATCGTGCCAGGAATCTCCACGAGCGGTATTGCTCGGGGCCACGAACAGTTGGTTCCCCGTCTCTCTTTCGGTATTGGCTATCCCCTTGGAACGGAATCAATTGAGCCAGCTCGTCCTTGACGGTTGGGAATATTTTGTGGACGTGGAGTCCGCAGACGAATTGAAAGTGGTGATCAAGACTCTGGTGAAGAGCGGGAGCCTGCCGGGAATCGAACGTTTCGACATCGGAGACGTATGGCGCTGCGTTCAGGAGCGGCAGGAAGGCAAGGGCGACGATACGTTCGTCACGGAGGGGGATCTCAAGATTCCCGAATGGGAGGTGCTGACGGCACCCACTCCTCCGACCGATTGGCCGCAATTCATGAGTCGACCGGAGCCCCCGCCCGCCGCGTACACGGGGAGGATCGCAGGCGTTCTGCTCTTGGAAAGATTGAGGGAAGTGAACGCATTGATTGGTTACACCCGAGTCGAGGCACCGGAAGAGACCACCGATCCGGACGAGCGGCCTCCGATGGCGGCATTGTCGCGTGCACGTCCCGATTGGATTCCCGCTTGCGAGGTGCACGGTGAGGGAATCTTCATTCGATTCGACGAGGAAGCCGTTCGAAGCTGGGAAGATATTCCTTCGGTCAAGCGTCGCAGCGAAAGACTGGAGGCGGGACACAGAGGGTGGAGAAACGCTCGTGGACAGGACCCCGAAGAGGGCTACCCCGGTATCCGCTACGCCATGATCCACACGTTCGCCCATCTCCTGATTCGGGAGTTGGCACTGGAGTGTGGATACAACGCGGCCAGCATCCGAGAGCGCATCTATGCGAGTTCGGACCCCGATTCACCCATGGCCGGAGTCATCATCTACACGGCTGCCGCCGATTCCGACGGAACCCTCGGTGGGTTGGTGGAACTGGGAAAGTCGGAGAACCTGGGACGCCTCATCGTCCAGGCTCTCGAACGTGCGACCATTTGTTCCTCCGATCCGCTTTGTTCCGAGCACAATCCCAGCGTCGATCGTTCCTTGCACGTGGCTTCCTGTCACGCCTGCACGTTCGTTGCAGAGACCTCATGTGAACGGGGCAATCGTTATCTGGACAGGGCATTGCTCGTGAACACGTTCGAGTGCCGCGATGCCTCTTTCTTCCAAGGGGGAGGCGGCGGCAATGAATGA
- the drmA gene encoding DISARM system helicase DrmA, with product MTKTETTKRVPAMREIGAWLVRRGPDVRFDNLKITVDHVSADLRGIREGDGLLLVEEISGSPHVVSFARVYRVRCDLDETTLLLDGLLPVEPPRPLSDFGIQPPTVAVSRLEWPSFESALKTACGVDFTALPVFEGKTAQEQAYIRDLLQWAVEDDLLGPADGPVEEIVGMSVRDRYLVGKLAPPDTRVADDQVEDLPDAATADPEGDDREAEASTSNSLVPSSLGFTFCVDGSAKAVEVRASWGRYERTESERTTEDGKPIRCWKRIPSGGTAIFSLERRIVDPIVVDSACPDVVVRGTVGDPLPNGDRLVTLFLVNGQTKPDENQDQAWVFQPELIVRDPAGRPIFRKRPLLSGIGSDEERESLEMIYRRRVEFAVGHGVSVHATPSADDPERAVEVRTRVLPRYEVSVTETPGTAPEDRLVMKRLVSDGSLDMLRLAEMERADLVAVLDALADDYAAWIGERRARIGIDVQGYDSSATAALDRCETTLARIREGIEVLKSDDAALEAFRFANRSMASQRVHSVHSLMVRRGETVDLGSVDVPENRSWRPFQLAFILLSVPALANPVHRDRTEPVEAFADLLWFPTGGGKTEAYLGVAAFTMAIRRLQGNLGGLDGSRGLAVIMRYTLRLLTIQQFQRAAALMCAMEVLRRADTAKWGATPFMIGLWVGQRVTPNTTQESHEAIERERDGKYGTGSTPAQLTFCPWCGSEIVPGRDIKVNKDIGRTFIYCGDKYGTCEFGKVKSPDLGLPVLVVDDEIYRHPPSMLIATVDKFAMMAWRGQVRTLFGRADTECPRHGLLWPGADCSDTHRKKGSLPATTPRPTTPIRPPDLIVQDEFHLIGGPLGTMVGLYETAVDELCSWTFEGKKVRPKIVASTATVRKADEQVNNVFLRRVAVFPPHGIDVEDNFFSVQRSIERNPGRRYMGICSPGSSRPAVLIRVYVALLTAARSLFERFGQAADPYMTLVGYFNSLRELGGMRRLAEDDVQTRSYRVQMSDVSRPGLSQRSIRNVDELTSRVSNKEIPRKLDQLEVKFKAAWAKGETRAIDIVLATNMLSVGVDVSRLGLMVVNGQPKNTAEYIQATSRVGRVFPGLVCTVLTWSRPRDLSHYETFEHYHATFYKHVEAQSVTPFAPRALDRGLTGTMVSVMRLVNDPLNPNLGAQTLDNSGRPEASTVRTVVSDRAWKVKDKAARLRADTMVADRIDRWVKEAIKAGRRLGYETERGQGDVAALLKKPGATAWDEFTVPFSMREVEPGVRLVMDVARLSDPPQWRARAIDTESDGGEA from the coding sequence ATGACGAAGACCGAGACGACGAAGCGAGTTCCGGCCATGAGAGAGATCGGGGCATGGCTCGTGCGTAGAGGTCCGGATGTCCGCTTCGACAATTTGAAAATCACCGTCGATCATGTTTCTGCCGACCTCCGAGGCATCCGCGAAGGCGACGGCCTTCTGCTCGTCGAGGAAATATCCGGATCGCCCCATGTCGTATCCTTCGCACGCGTCTACCGCGTACGGTGCGACCTCGATGAAACCACGCTGCTTCTCGACGGGCTGCTTCCGGTCGAACCTCCCCGACCTTTGAGCGATTTCGGTATCCAGCCGCCGACCGTGGCGGTTTCCCGCCTGGAATGGCCATCCTTCGAGTCGGCCCTGAAAACGGCCTGTGGCGTCGACTTCACGGCGCTTCCAGTTTTCGAAGGGAAGACGGCACAGGAACAAGCCTATATCAGGGATCTCCTGCAATGGGCGGTCGAAGACGACCTGCTCGGACCCGCCGACGGACCCGTCGAGGAAATCGTAGGGATGAGCGTGCGGGACCGCTACTTGGTCGGCAAGCTCGCTCCGCCGGACACCCGAGTGGCGGACGACCAGGTGGAAGACCTTCCGGACGCGGCGACAGCGGACCCGGAAGGCGACGACCGAGAGGCCGAGGCGTCGACCAGCAACTCGTTGGTGCCCTCGTCTTTGGGTTTCACCTTCTGCGTCGACGGATCGGCGAAGGCCGTCGAGGTTCGCGCGAGTTGGGGAAGGTACGAACGTACGGAGAGCGAGCGGACGACCGAAGACGGAAAACCGATCCGTTGCTGGAAACGGATACCGTCCGGTGGTACAGCCATCTTTTCGTTGGAACGCAGGATCGTCGATCCCATTGTCGTGGACAGCGCCTGCCCCGACGTGGTCGTTCGGGGAACCGTCGGCGATCCGCTGCCGAACGGCGACAGGCTGGTGACCCTCTTCCTGGTGAACGGTCAGACCAAGCCCGACGAAAACCAGGATCAGGCGTGGGTTTTCCAGCCCGAACTGATCGTCAGGGACCCGGCAGGACGACCCATCTTCAGAAAGAGACCTTTGCTGTCCGGCATCGGATCGGACGAGGAACGCGAATCGCTGGAGATGATCTACCGGCGGCGGGTCGAGTTCGCCGTCGGACACGGAGTTTCCGTCCACGCCACACCGTCGGCCGACGATCCGGAACGGGCGGTGGAGGTCAGGACCCGCGTCTTGCCCCGGTACGAGGTTTCGGTTACGGAGACACCCGGAACCGCTCCGGAGGACAGACTCGTCATGAAACGTCTCGTTTCCGACGGTTCTCTCGACATGCTGCGTCTCGCGGAAATGGAACGTGCCGATCTCGTCGCCGTCCTCGATGCGTTGGCGGACGACTACGCCGCATGGATCGGAGAGCGGCGGGCGAGAATAGGAATAGACGTGCAGGGGTACGATTCTTCGGCGACGGCAGCCCTCGACAGATGCGAGACGACGCTCGCCAGAATCCGAGAGGGGATCGAGGTTCTGAAATCGGACGACGCTGCGCTCGAAGCGTTCCGCTTCGCCAACCGCTCGATGGCGTCGCAACGTGTCCACAGCGTCCATTCGCTCATGGTGCGGCGGGGAGAAACCGTCGATCTCGGGAGCGTCGACGTTCCCGAAAATCGCTCGTGGAGGCCGTTTCAGTTGGCCTTCATCCTGTTGTCCGTTCCCGCCCTGGCGAATCCCGTGCACCGCGACCGGACGGAACCGGTGGAGGCCTTCGCCGATCTTCTGTGGTTCCCGACCGGCGGCGGGAAGACCGAGGCCTACCTCGGCGTGGCCGCTTTCACCATGGCGATACGCAGATTGCAGGGAAACCTCGGCGGACTCGACGGAAGCCGGGGATTGGCGGTGATCATGCGCTACACGCTGCGATTGCTCACCATTCAGCAGTTCCAAAGGGCCGCCGCATTGATGTGCGCCATGGAGGTGCTGCGACGTGCGGACACCGCCAAGTGGGGAGCCACGCCTTTCATGATCGGGCTATGGGTAGGACAGCGCGTGACACCCAACACCACCCAGGAAAGCCACGAAGCCATCGAGCGGGAAAGGGACGGAAAGTACGGAACCGGTTCCACACCGGCGCAACTCACCTTCTGTCCTTGGTGCGGCTCCGAAATCGTGCCCGGTCGAGACATAAAGGTGAACAAAGACATCGGACGAACGTTCATCTACTGCGGCGACAAATACGGAACCTGCGAATTCGGGAAAGTCAAGTCGCCGGACCTCGGTCTGCCGGTGCTCGTCGTGGACGACGAGATATACCGCCACCCACCTTCCATGCTGATCGCCACGGTCGACAAATTCGCCATGATGGCTTGGAGAGGTCAGGTGCGAACGCTGTTCGGTAGAGCCGACACGGAATGTCCGCGTCACGGGCTTCTGTGGCCCGGAGCCGATTGCAGCGACACTCATCGGAAGAAGGGGTCTCTCCCGGCGACCACACCTCGACCGACGACGCCGATCCGTCCGCCGGATTTGATCGTCCAGGACGAGTTCCACCTCATCGGCGGTCCGTTGGGCACCATGGTCGGTCTTTACGAAACGGCCGTGGACGAACTCTGTTCGTGGACGTTCGAAGGCAAGAAGGTCCGACCGAAAATCGTCGCTTCGACCGCGACCGTTCGCAAGGCCGACGAACAGGTCAACAACGTCTTCCTCCGTCGCGTGGCGGTCTTTCCCCCGCACGGCATCGACGTGGAGGACAATTTCTTTTCCGTCCAGCGTTCGATCGAAAGGAACCCCGGACGCCGGTACATGGGCATCTGTTCGCCCGGCAGCTCGCGTCCCGCCGTCCTCATCCGGGTATACGTGGCCTTGCTCACGGCCGCTCGATCCCTGTTCGAGCGATTCGGGCAGGCGGCCGATCCGTACATGACCCTGGTGGGCTATTTCAATTCGCTACGCGAACTGGGCGGAATGCGTCGGCTCGCGGAAGACGACGTCCAGACCCGTTCCTATCGTGTCCAGATGAGCGACGTGTCTCGACCGGGGCTGAGCCAGCGCTCCATTCGAAACGTCGACGAACTCACCTCTCGAGTTTCGAACAAGGAGATACCGAGAAAGCTCGACCAACTGGAAGTCAAGTTCAAGGCGGCCTGGGCCAAAGGCGAAACTCGCGCCATCGACATCGTCCTCGCCACGAACATGCTATCCGTCGGGGTGGACGTAAGTCGGCTCGGGCTGATGGTCGTCAACGGGCAGCCCAAAAACACGGCGGAATACATCCAGGCCACCAGCCGTGTCGGCCGTGTCTTTCCGGGTCTGGTCTGCACGGTACTGACTTGGTCCCGTCCGCGTGACCTGTCGCACTACGAGACCTTCGAACACTACCACGCGACTTTCTACAAACACGTGGAAGCGCAATCCGTCACGCCTTTCGCACCTCGGGCGCTGGACAGGGGTTTGACGGGCACGATGGTGAGCGTCATGCGCCTCGTGAACGATCCCTTGAATCCGAATCTTGGCGCCCAGACCCTGGACAACTCGGGGAGACCGGAGGCCTCCACCGTGAGAACCGTGGTTTCCGATCGTGCCTGGAAAGTGAAGGACAAGGCGGCACGGTTGCGTGCCGACACGATGGTGGCGGATCGCATCGATAGATGGGTGAAGGAAGCGATCAAGGCAGGACGAAGACTGGGTTACGAGACCGAGCGCGGTCAGGGGGACGTCGCCGCACTCCTGAAAAAGCCCGGTGCGACGGCCTGGGACGAATTCACCGTGCCGTTTTCGATGAGGGAGGTCGAACCCGGTGTCCGGCTCGTCATGGACGTGGCCAGACTCTCCGACCCTCCACAATGGCGCGCCAGGGCGATAGACACGGAAAGCGACGGAGGTGAGGCATGA
- a CDS encoding type IIL restriction-modification enzyme MmeI, which translates to MDVVETPKRQRLRAAYEEWTDAVEENDPLLPDLHREWVRLVFTEILEYDASTLATDAEKARTYLVASPDRTETFAPDWVVVSPSNGEPRLFLSVQRPGTDLEKVQKDDRWPTSLLERMVALCRSHAVRLGVVTDGERWTLVNAPVGGMSSYVSWYARLWFQEPITLKVFQSLWSVRRCFGPSDETLEALLDRSLEHHEEITDTLGEQVRRAVEVLVQCLDKADADRNGELLRDVSPAELYEAGLTVMMRLVFVLCAEERGLLLLGDPVYDECYAVSTLRGRLVEEADRHGPEVLDRRHDAWARLLSVFRAVHGGIDHESLRMPALGGSLFDPDRFPFLEGRSKGTSWRDSDAAPLPIDNRTVLLLLNSLQSLERSGGALLLSYRALDVEQIGHVYEGLLEHTVARMPSVTIGLTGSKKAKNPNLPLSELESARMEGDDTLVALVKETTERSESAIRNALARPVDETVFGRLLAVCGGDMTLAERIRPFANLVRTDAWGEPIVYREGGFMVTLGADRRETGTHYTPKSLTESIVETTLEPVVYIGPAEGKPREEWKLKPPTELLDLKICDPAMGSGAFLVQACRWLAERLVESWANEEAAGGFVTADGEVLDRAGGADPMPKEPDERLLAARRLIAERCLYGVDINPLAVELAKLSIWLVTLAKGRPFGFLDHNLRCGDSLLGIHRLDQLTKLEPNPDGGSNQQRIFGQNVAGAVAEAVEIRKRLRAIPIRDVRDVETMARLDAEARKKLEAVELVADAMIGEVLQADGNARAVDSAMGFLALQTDAFLRGEMEAGKEISRIARAALSVDLPPGKPPRKPFHWPLEFPEVFSRQNGGFDALVGNPPFLGGQRITGVLGSSYRDWLVHHVAGGRRGSADLVAYFFLRAWSLIREGGGFGLLAVNTIAEGDTRQAGLEAMVRAGAVIHAAYPNEPWPGKAAVVTSRVHVHKGEWRGERSLLGRPAPFISAFLSDREEWSPKRLKANEGKSFQGSNVLGLGFTLTENEAMELLANNPDNHEVIYPYLNGEDLNAHPNQQHSRWIICFWDWPKDKAEQWKEPYQIVASRVRHERENNKYSKWARENWWLYERPRPELYHAIGRGSSFVYHPSTWEPTATPMTTVIVSARVTKHFSPLLVKNHFVFSEQLVVFAYDSYAYLALLCSSLFCVWVKKQSSTLGQGMRFTPSDCFETFPFPSDVDSPYLLQLGQGVQLLRTEIMNCDWIGLTRLYNRFHDPEESNVSIEKLRDLQCEIDVAVARAYGWGDLDLEHGFHEVPYLPEIDRVRFTISERARLEVLRRLSELNRQRYEEEVVRGLHGETMNGRRTTRGRRGGTRK; encoded by the coding sequence TTGGACGTCGTCGAGACTCCGAAACGGCAGCGCCTCCGTGCGGCATACGAAGAATGGACCGATGCGGTCGAGGAGAACGACCCTCTGCTCCCGGATCTCCATCGCGAGTGGGTTCGACTCGTTTTCACGGAAATTCTGGAATACGACGCCTCTACGCTGGCGACGGATGCCGAGAAGGCCAGAACGTATCTGGTGGCCTCCCCGGATCGAACCGAGACGTTCGCACCGGATTGGGTGGTCGTTTCGCCATCGAATGGCGAGCCTCGCCTTTTCCTTTCCGTCCAACGACCGGGGACCGACCTCGAAAAGGTACAAAAAGACGACAGATGGCCCACGTCGCTCCTCGAGCGGATGGTGGCGCTGTGTCGATCCCACGCCGTTCGACTGGGAGTCGTCACCGACGGCGAACGGTGGACGCTGGTGAACGCACCCGTCGGGGGAATGTCGAGCTACGTCTCGTGGTACGCCCGTCTTTGGTTCCAGGAGCCGATCACCCTCAAGGTTTTCCAGTCCCTCTGGAGCGTCAGGCGCTGTTTCGGCCCGTCGGACGAGACCTTGGAAGCGTTGCTCGACAGATCGCTCGAGCATCACGAGGAGATCACGGACACTCTCGGGGAGCAGGTTCGCCGTGCGGTGGAAGTTCTCGTCCAGTGCCTGGACAAGGCCGACGCGGACCGCAACGGAGAGTTGTTACGGGACGTCTCGCCCGCCGAGCTCTACGAAGCCGGTTTGACCGTCATGATGAGGCTGGTGTTCGTTCTCTGTGCCGAAGAACGTGGACTCCTGCTTTTAGGCGATCCCGTTTACGACGAGTGTTATGCCGTATCCACGCTGAGGGGGCGGCTCGTCGAGGAAGCGGATCGTCACGGTCCCGAGGTGCTCGATCGGAGGCACGACGCGTGGGCACGCCTTCTTTCGGTCTTCAGGGCCGTCCACGGCGGAATCGACCACGAGTCCCTTCGCATGCCCGCCCTGGGCGGTTCGCTGTTCGATCCGGATCGTTTTCCGTTCCTGGAAGGGCGATCCAAGGGTACGAGTTGGCGCGATTCCGACGCCGCACCGTTGCCCATAGACAATCGGACGGTTCTATTGCTCCTGAATTCGTTGCAATCGCTGGAGCGGTCCGGAGGGGCTCTCTTGTTGTCTTACAGGGCGCTCGACGTAGAGCAGATCGGTCATGTCTACGAAGGTCTTCTCGAACACACCGTCGCCCGTATGCCGTCCGTGACTATAGGGCTTACGGGTTCCAAAAAGGCGAAGAACCCGAATCTCCCGCTCTCCGAATTGGAATCGGCGCGCATGGAGGGTGACGACACCCTCGTCGCCCTGGTGAAGGAAACCACCGAACGCAGCGAATCCGCCATACGAAACGCGTTGGCTCGTCCCGTGGACGAGACCGTCTTCGGACGGTTGCTCGCCGTATGCGGTGGCGACATGACGCTCGCGGAACGCATCCGCCCGTTCGCCAACCTCGTTCGAACCGACGCATGGGGCGAACCCATCGTCTATCGCGAGGGAGGCTTCATGGTCACCCTGGGTGCCGACCGACGCGAGACGGGCACGCACTATACCCCGAAGTCGCTCACCGAAAGCATCGTCGAGACGACGTTGGAACCGGTCGTCTACATCGGGCCGGCCGAGGGCAAACCGCGAGAGGAGTGGAAACTGAAACCTCCCACGGAATTGCTGGATCTCAAGATCTGCGATCCCGCCATGGGGTCCGGGGCGTTCCTCGTGCAGGCGTGCCGATGGCTCGCCGAGCGTCTGGTAGAGAGCTGGGCGAACGAAGAGGCGGCAGGCGGATTCGTCACCGCAGACGGCGAGGTGCTGGACCGGGCCGGCGGTGCCGATCCGATGCCCAAGGAGCCTGACGAACGCCTTCTCGCCGCGAGACGTCTGATCGCCGAACGGTGTCTCTATGGCGTGGACATCAATCCCCTCGCCGTCGAACTGGCCAAGCTCTCCATCTGGCTGGTCACTCTCGCGAAAGGGCGCCCCTTCGGATTCCTCGACCACAACTTGCGCTGCGGCGACAGCCTGCTCGGCATACACCGTTTGGATCAACTCACGAAACTCGAACCGAACCCGGACGGCGGCTCCAACCAGCAGCGCATCTTCGGACAGAACGTGGCCGGTGCGGTCGCCGAGGCGGTGGAGATCAGGAAGCGGTTGCGGGCCATCCCGATCCGGGACGTTCGCGATGTCGAAACCATGGCTCGCTTGGACGCCGAAGCGAGGAAGAAACTCGAAGCCGTCGAACTCGTGGCCGACGCCATGATCGGCGAGGTCCTGCAAGCGGACGGAAACGCACGGGCCGTCGATTCCGCTATGGGTTTCCTGGCGCTGCAGACGGACGCTTTCCTCCGCGGCGAGATGGAAGCTGGAAAAGAGATTTCGAGGATCGCACGGGCCGCGTTGTCCGTGGATCTGCCACCGGGCAAGCCCCCGAGAAAACCGTTCCACTGGCCGCTGGAGTTTCCGGAGGTGTTTTCGCGACAGAACGGAGGGTTCGACGCCTTGGTAGGCAATCCGCCCTTCCTCGGTGGTCAGCGTATCACGGGAGTCCTCGGATCGTCTTATCGGGATTGGCTCGTGCATCATGTCGCCGGAGGACGTCGCGGTTCGGCCGATCTGGTCGCTTACTTCTTCTTGCGGGCTTGGAGCCTGATACGAGAAGGGGGCGGATTCGGTTTGCTTGCGGTCAATACCATCGCCGAGGGCGACACGCGCCAGGCTGGGTTGGAGGCCATGGTCCGTGCGGGTGCCGTCATCCACGCGGCCTATCCCAACGAGCCCTGGCCCGGCAAGGCGGCGGTCGTCACCAGCCGCGTCCATGTCCACAAAGGCGAATGGCGCGGCGAACGCTCGCTGCTCGGGCGGCCGGCTCCGTTCATCTCGGCCTTCCTTTCCGATCGCGAAGAATGGAGCCCGAAGCGGCTGAAGGCCAACGAAGGCAAATCTTTCCAAGGATCAAACGTTCTGGGACTTGGTTTCACTCTTACTGAAAACGAAGCCATGGAATTATTAGCAAACAACCCGGACAATCACGAGGTGATTTATCCATACTTGAATGGCGAAGATCTCAATGCACATCCTAACCAACAGCACAGTAGGTGGATTATCTGTTTTTGGGACTGGCCGAAAGATAAGGCTGAGCAGTGGAAAGAACCATACCAAATTGTCGCTTCACGAGTAAGGCATGAAAGAGAAAACAACAAGTACAGTAAATGGGCGCGAGAAAATTGGTGGCTCTATGAAAGGCCACGACCAGAGCTCTATCATGCCATTGGTCGCGGGTCCTCTTTTGTCTATCATCCGAGCACGTGGGAACCGACCGCCACTCCCATGACCACGGTAATTGTCTCCGCACGAGTCACCAAGCACTTCTCACCATTATTAGTGAAAAATCACTTTGTCTTTTCTGAGCAGCTGGTCGTCTTTGCTTACGATAGCTATGCATACTTGGCTCTCTTGTGCTCTTCGCTGTTTTGTGTGTGGGTCAAAAAGCAGTCATCGACATTAGGGCAAGGAATGAGATTTACTCCCAGCGACTGCTTCGAGACCTTTCCTTTCCCATCGGACGTGGACAGTCCTTACCTGCTACAATTGGGACAGGGAGTTCAATTGCTCCGTACCGAGATCATGAATTGCGACTGGATCGGGTTGACCAGACTTTATAATCGCTTCCACGATCCTGAGGAGAGCAATGTGAGCATTGAGAAACTGCGCGACCTGCAGTGCGAGATAGACGTGGCCGTCGCCCGCGCCTACGGCTGGGGCGACCTCGATCTCGAACACGGCTTTCACGAAGTGCCGTATCTACCGGAGATCGACCGTGTCCGATTCACTATCTCGGAACGGGCGCGTCTCGAAGTGTTGCGCCGGTTGTCGGAGCTGAACCGCCAGCGCTACGAAGAAGAAGTCGTTCGCGGTTTGCATGGCGAAACCATGAACGGGCGTCGGACGACGAGAGGTCGAAGAGGAGGAACGAGGAAATGA